The Methylobacterium currus genome contains a region encoding:
- a CDS encoding DUF6894 family protein, whose translation MPHYFFDINDHDLSHRDDEGSAWPNREAARAHAMRILADIARDEARRQDRLHLFVTIRNEHRTVVAIASLAVACTWLD comes from the coding sequence GTGCCGCACTACTTCTTCGACATCAACGACCACGACCTGTCGCACCGCGACGACGAGGGCAGCGCGTGGCCGAACCGCGAGGCCGCCCGGGCACATGCCATGCGGATCCTCGCCGACATCGCCCGCGACGAGGCCCGCCGCCAGGACCGGCTGCACCTGTTCGTGACCATCCGCAACGAGCATCGGACCGTCGTCGCCATCGCGTCCCTGGCCGTCGCCTGCACCTGGCTGGACTGA
- a CDS encoding cytochrome-c peroxidase, with translation MKLRVLTIAAILIGGASAAAEPDIAALKALYRRPASIPFPENAPYSPQLATLGKMLFFDPRLSGMQNLSCASCHNPSFGYEVPVPGAIGATNTPLARKAPTILNAAWMPVLFWDGRAPTLEAQAQGPITAAVEMNGKFPEIVARLKAIPDYDAQFRRLFPETGASREAVLTAIATYERTVVAGWAPFDRWVEGNEDAITPAAKRGFALFAGKARCAACHTGWTFTDDKFHDLGIPTRDLGRAGVASDEPGARHAFKTPGLRNLTYRAPFGHAGQFADLEGILTFYEGGGVDRPSKSPLMRPIALSQPERQDLLAFLRSLTAEQTETALPNLPN, from the coding sequence ATGAAGCTCAGGGTCTTGACGATCGCCGCCATCCTGATCGGCGGGGCCAGTGCCGCGGCGGAGCCGGACATCGCCGCGCTCAAGGCGCTCTACCGGCGGCCGGCCAGCATCCCGTTTCCCGAGAACGCCCCGTACTCGCCGCAGCTCGCGACGCTCGGCAAGATGCTGTTCTTCGATCCGCGCCTGAGCGGGATGCAGAACCTCAGCTGCGCGAGCTGCCACAACCCGTCCTTCGGCTACGAGGTGCCGGTGCCGGGCGCCATCGGGGCGACCAACACGCCCCTGGCGCGCAAGGCGCCCACCATCCTCAACGCCGCCTGGATGCCGGTGCTGTTCTGGGACGGGCGCGCGCCCACCCTCGAGGCGCAGGCGCAGGGGCCGATCACCGCCGCCGTCGAGATGAACGGCAAGTTCCCGGAGATCGTCGCCCGCCTGAAGGCCATCCCGGATTACGACGCGCAGTTCCGCCGCCTGTTCCCTGAGACCGGCGCGAGCCGCGAGGCCGTGCTGACCGCGATCGCGACCTACGAGCGCACGGTGGTGGCCGGCTGGGCGCCGTTCGACCGCTGGGTCGAGGGCAACGAGGACGCGATCACCCCGGCGGCCAAGCGCGGCTTCGCGCTGTTTGCCGGCAAGGCCCGCTGCGCCGCCTGCCACACCGGCTGGACCTTCACGGACGACAAGTTTCACGACCTCGGCATCCCGACCCGGGACCTCGGCCGGGCGGGGGTCGCGTCGGACGAGCCGGGCGCGCGCCACGCCTTCAAGACCCCGGGCCTGCGCAACCTGACCTACCGGGCGCCGTTCGGGCATGCGGGGCAGTTCGCCGACCTGGAGGGGATCCTGACCTTCTACGAGGGCGGCGGGGTCGACCGTCCGTCGAAGTCGCCCCTGATGCGGCCGATCGCGCTGAGCCAACCCGAGCGCCAGGACCTCCTCGCCTTCCTGCGCTCCCTGACGGCCGAGCAGACCGAGACGGCCCTGCCCAACCTGCCGAACTGA
- a CDS encoding methyl-accepting chemotaxis protein has product MSIRTKLLLPLLGFLLAGGLLAGLVGWQGIAAVGRLGTVTGLSLASGAAGEEARMRFGRAERILARVLAMTDFLDQGTIESGFRAETAALAAALDRLGATAQSDEVGALVRDARTETARWQADAEILLGLRRSREIPTQEAMNRRSAALRAGLDAVREATARDAEMRAAATRSDLERELTGVLLAGAVLAAAGIGAALLIARSVSRPLVRLVAEADRLAAGDLAVRFVGLERRDEVGAVARAVAGFRDRMVERAALAASNAEQDLLVERGRRVEAHIRAFEAGVLSALDQVDATVAAMAASADRLGAVTREMEREAAGAAGTSERTRSHVEGVAQAASALTRAVEAVGRQTDEAAQRVAQANAQVSAADGAVAGLSGAAQRIGDVVAMIAGVAGQTNLLALNATIEAARAGEAGRGFAVVAAEVKELAGQTARATEEITRQVAGIQSATAGAVAVIRGIGGAVDAIEAIAGETARAVAEQHRAADQIGRSAEAAAGLTAETDRSIDGTATGLRGTVAAIAGVGEAAAAVHAETARLRGTVQAFVGRVSAA; this is encoded by the coding sequence ATGTCGATCAGAACCAAGCTCCTGCTGCCGCTCCTCGGCTTTCTCCTCGCCGGCGGCCTGCTGGCGGGCCTCGTCGGCTGGCAGGGCATCGCCGCCGTCGGCCGCCTCGGCACGGTCACCGGCCTCAGCCTCGCCTCCGGCGCCGCGGGCGAGGAGGCGCGGATGCGCTTCGGGCGGGCCGAGCGGATCCTCGCCCGCGTCCTGGCGATGACCGACTTCCTCGACCAGGGGACGATCGAGTCCGGCTTCCGGGCCGAGACCGCGGCCCTCGCCGCCGCCCTCGACCGGCTCGGCGCGACGGCGCAGTCGGACGAGGTCGGCGCCCTGGTGCGCGACGCCCGGACCGAGACGGCGCGCTGGCAGGCCGATGCCGAGATCCTGCTCGGCTTGCGCCGGTCGCGCGAGATCCCGACCCAGGAGGCGATGAACCGGCGCAGCGCCGCCCTGCGGGCCGGCCTCGACGCGGTGCGCGAGGCCACCGCCCGCGACGCGGAGATGCGGGCCGCCGCCACACGGTCCGACCTCGAGCGGGAACTGACCGGGGTGCTCCTCGCCGGCGCCGTGCTGGCGGCGGCCGGGATCGGCGCGGCCCTGCTCATCGCCCGCAGCGTGTCGCGCCCGCTGGTGCGCCTCGTCGCCGAGGCCGACCGGCTGGCGGCCGGCGACCTCGCGGTGCGGTTCGTCGGGCTGGAGCGCCGCGACGAGGTCGGCGCCGTGGCCCGGGCGGTGGCGGGTTTTCGCGATCGTATGGTCGAGCGCGCGGCGCTCGCCGCCTCCAATGCCGAGCAGGACCTGCTGGTGGAGCGCGGGCGCCGGGTCGAGGCGCATATCCGCGCCTTCGAGGCGGGGGTGCTCTCCGCCCTCGACCAGGTCGACGCCACCGTCGCCGCCATGGCGGCGTCGGCCGACCGGCTCGGCGCCGTAACCCGCGAGATGGAGCGCGAGGCGGCGGGCGCCGCCGGCACCTCGGAGCGGACCCGGAGCCATGTCGAGGGCGTGGCGCAGGCAGCCTCCGCCCTGACCCGGGCGGTCGAGGCGGTCGGCCGCCAGACCGACGAGGCCGCGCAGCGGGTGGCCCAGGCGAACGCCCAGGTCAGCGCCGCCGACGGCGCCGTCGCGGGCCTGTCCGGGGCGGCGCAGCGGATCGGCGACGTGGTGGCGATGATCGCCGGCGTCGCCGGGCAGACCAACCTGCTGGCGCTCAACGCCACGATCGAGGCGGCCCGCGCCGGCGAGGCCGGGCGCGGCTTCGCGGTGGTGGCCGCCGAGGTCAAGGAGCTCGCCGGCCAGACCGCCCGGGCCACCGAGGAGATCACCCGCCAGGTCGCCGGCATCCAGTCGGCCACTGCGGGCGCCGTCGCGGTGATCCGCGGCATCGGCGGCGCCGTCGACGCGATCGAGGCCATCGCCGGCGAGACCGCCCGCGCGGTCGCCGAGCAGCACCGGGCCGCCGACCAGATCGGCCGCAGCGCCGAGGCCGCGGCCGGCCTCACCGCCGAGACCGACCGCAGCATCGACGGGACGGCGACGGGCCTGCGCGGCACGGTCGCGGCGATCGCCGGGGTCGGGGAGGCGGCCGCCGCCGTGCATGCCGAGACGGCGCGCCTGCGCGGCACGGTGCAGGCCTTCGTCGGCCGGGTCTCGGCGGCCTGA
- a CDS encoding glycoside hydrolase family 15 protein, which produces MTDRPIEDYAVIGDTCTTALVARDGSIDWLCWPCHDSPAAFLRLLDEDKGGFCDLVLEGLQETHRRYRPGTCILETTFVTAAGRLRLTDFMPIHPLEAVPDEGPDGDPRGRIVRLLACEAGTVTGRFRVRPTFDYARDDAALEPEENGTVLCRRLGASEGVRVAATLPLTISGDRVEAAFSLRAGEGASLVLAHREDDDGDVGRAEASLSATQSYWEEWSGRCTYDGPHREMVLRSALVLKLLTHAPSGGIIAAATTSLPEAVPGTRNFDYRYVWMRDASFTVTAFVNLGYLREAAEFLRFLRDADRTRGRDLKLMYGINGRVPEEEILDHLRGWRGVSPVRIGNAASGQHQYDIYGEFLVALHAFLDAVDYDPPVKVNDHLPEALGHLTDHVIRCRHAPDHGIWELRDETRQILHTKGMLWVALDRAVQIAQALDVASPERIEEWRRIAAEIRAEYHEKGWNERVGAYTQAYGSDDLDAAVLRTVLFGAFDAHSPRVVATLEAVSAGLGDGDLIYRYRNGDGFKHPEATFAACAFWRVGCLALAGRTDEAEPLFARLLTRGNDLGLFAEEIDAGTGEQRGNVPQGFTHMAIINHAVRLDRAARHAEARTDEPCQWAVGA; this is translated from the coding sequence GTGACGGATCGGCCGATCGAGGACTACGCCGTTATCGGCGATACCTGCACGACGGCGCTCGTCGCCCGCGACGGATCGATCGACTGGCTGTGCTGGCCCTGCCACGACAGCCCGGCGGCGTTCCTGCGCCTTCTCGACGAGGACAAGGGCGGATTCTGCGACCTCGTCCTCGAGGGCCTGCAAGAGACGCATCGCCGCTACCGCCCCGGCACCTGCATCCTGGAGACCACCTTCGTGACCGCGGCCGGACGGCTGCGGCTCACCGACTTCATGCCGATCCACCCCCTGGAGGCGGTGCCGGACGAGGGGCCGGACGGCGACCCGCGCGGCCGGATCGTGCGGCTCCTCGCCTGCGAGGCCGGCACGGTGACGGGCCGGTTCCGCGTGCGCCCGACCTTCGACTACGCCCGGGACGACGCCGCCCTCGAGCCGGAGGAGAACGGCACGGTCCTGTGCCGGCGGCTCGGCGCCTCCGAGGGCGTGCGCGTCGCGGCCACGCTGCCGCTGACGATCTCCGGCGACCGGGTCGAGGCGGCCTTCTCCTTGCGGGCCGGGGAGGGGGCGTCCCTGGTCCTCGCCCACCGGGAGGACGACGACGGCGACGTCGGCCGCGCCGAGGCGAGCCTGTCGGCGACGCAATCCTACTGGGAGGAATGGTCCGGGCGCTGCACCTATGACGGGCCGCACCGGGAGATGGTGCTGCGCAGCGCCCTGGTGCTGAAGCTCCTGACCCACGCGCCCTCGGGCGGGATCATCGCGGCCGCCACGACCAGCCTGCCGGAGGCGGTGCCGGGCACCCGCAACTTCGATTACCGCTACGTCTGGATGCGGGATGCGAGCTTCACCGTCACGGCCTTCGTCAATCTCGGCTACCTGCGCGAGGCGGCGGAGTTCCTGCGCTTCCTGCGCGACGCCGACCGGACCCGCGGCCGCGACCTGAAGCTGATGTACGGCATCAACGGGCGCGTGCCGGAGGAGGAGATCCTCGATCACCTGCGCGGCTGGCGCGGGGTCTCCCCGGTGCGGATCGGCAACGCGGCCTCCGGCCAGCACCAGTACGACATCTACGGCGAGTTCCTGGTGGCGCTCCACGCCTTCCTCGACGCCGTCGACTACGACCCGCCGGTCAAGGTCAACGACCACCTGCCGGAGGCTCTGGGCCACCTCACCGACCACGTCATCCGCTGCCGCCACGCGCCCGACCACGGCATCTGGGAATTGCGCGACGAGACCCGCCAGATCCTGCACACCAAGGGCATGCTCTGGGTCGCCCTCGACCGGGCGGTGCAGATCGCGCAAGCCCTGGACGTGGCGAGCCCGGAACGGATCGAGGAATGGCGCCGGATCGCCGCCGAGATCCGGGCCGAGTACCACGAGAAGGGCTGGAACGAGCGGGTGGGGGCCTACACCCAGGCTTACGGCTCGGACGATCTCGACGCCGCGGTCCTGCGCACGGTGCTGTTCGGCGCCTTCGACGCCCATTCGCCCCGGGTGGTCGCCACCCTCGAGGCGGTGAGCGCCGGGCTCGGCGACGGCGACCTGATCTACCGCTACCGCAACGGCGACGGCTTTAAGCATCCGGAGGCGACCTTCGCGGCCTGCGCCTTCTGGCGCGTCGGCTGCCTGGCGCTGGCCGGGCGCACCGACGAGGCCGAGCCGCTCTTCGCGCGCCTGCTCACCCGCGGCAACGATCTCGGGCTGTTCGCCGAGGAGATCGACGCCGGCACGGGGGAGCAGCGCGGCAACGTTCCGCAGGGCTTCACCCACATGGCGATCATCAACCACGCGGTCCGGCTCGACCGCGCGGCGCGGCACGCGGAGGCGCGCACCGACGAGCCGTGCCAATGGGCGGTGGGGGCTTGA
- the metG gene encoding methionine--tRNA ligase, with the protein MAGEPYYITTAISYPNGVPHIGHAYEVIAADAIARFKRLDGYDVFFTTGTDEHGLKIQQTATKAGISPRAFVDDMAPRFRTMAERLDCSFDRFIRTTDADHIASAQALWRRMEENGDIYLAKYAGWYSVRDEAYYDESELVTAPDGSRRAEKTGTPVEWVEEESYFFRLSAYAERLLAHYEAHPDFIGPDTRRNEVVSFVRSGLQDLSVSRTTFDWGVPVPGNPAHVMYVWVDALTNYITSCGFPDEAGPRWRHWPADLHVIGKDIIRFHAVYWPAFLMSAGLPVPKRVFGHGFLLNKGEKMSKSVGNVVDPVGLADLYGVDPLRYFVLREVPFGQDGSYSHEAIVNRLNADLANDLGNLAQRSLTMIARNCGGQIPAPFPQAGEPSSADRALLAMADALPEKARGLMQDLALHAVLAEIWAVVAEANRYFAGQEPWSLRKTDPARMEAVLYTTAEVLRAVGILVQPFIPNAASRLLDLLAVAPDSRNLADVGADKRLVPGTALPAPSPIFPRYVEPEA; encoded by the coding sequence GTGGCGGGCGAGCCGTACTACATCACCACCGCCATCTCGTACCCCAACGGGGTGCCGCATATCGGCCACGCCTATGAGGTGATCGCCGCCGACGCCATCGCGCGCTTCAAGCGACTCGACGGCTACGACGTGTTCTTCACCACCGGCACCGACGAGCACGGCCTCAAGATCCAGCAGACCGCCACCAAGGCCGGGATCAGCCCGCGCGCCTTCGTGGACGACATGGCGCCGCGCTTCCGCACCATGGCCGAGCGGCTCGACTGCTCCTTCGACCGCTTCATCCGCACCACCGATGCCGACCACATCGCCTCCGCCCAGGCCCTGTGGCGCCGGATGGAGGAGAACGGCGACATCTACCTCGCCAAGTATGCCGGCTGGTACTCGGTCCGCGACGAGGCCTATTACGACGAATCCGAGCTCGTCACGGCGCCCGACGGCAGCCGCCGGGCGGAGAAGACCGGCACCCCGGTCGAGTGGGTCGAGGAGGAGAGCTACTTCTTCCGGCTCTCGGCCTATGCCGAGCGCCTGCTCGCCCATTACGAGGCCCATCCGGACTTCATCGGCCCCGACACCCGCCGCAACGAGGTGGTGAGCTTCGTCCGCTCGGGCCTGCAGGACCTGTCGGTCAGCCGCACCACCTTCGACTGGGGCGTGCCGGTGCCGGGCAACCCCGCTCACGTGATGTATGTCTGGGTCGACGCGCTGACGAACTACATCACGTCGTGCGGCTTCCCGGACGAGGCCGGCCCGCGCTGGCGCCACTGGCCGGCGGACCTCCACGTCATCGGCAAGGACATCATCCGCTTCCACGCCGTGTACTGGCCGGCCTTCCTGATGTCGGCCGGCCTCCCGGTGCCCAAGCGCGTCTTCGGCCACGGCTTCTTGCTCAACAAGGGCGAGAAGATGTCGAAGTCGGTCGGCAACGTGGTCGACCCGGTCGGCCTCGCCGACCTCTACGGCGTCGATCCCCTGCGCTACTTCGTGCTGCGCGAGGTGCCGTTCGGCCAGGACGGCAGCTACTCGCACGAGGCGATCGTCAACCGGCTCAACGCCGACCTCGCCAACGACCTCGGCAACCTCGCCCAGCGCTCGCTGACCATGATCGCCCGCAATTGCGGCGGCCAAATCCCGGCGCCTTTCCCGCAGGCCGGCGAGCCGTCTTCCGCCGACCGGGCGCTTCTTGCGATGGCCGACGCGCTACCGGAGAAGGCGAGGGGGTTGATGCAGGACCTCGCCCTGCACGCGGTGCTGGCCGAGATCTGGGCCGTGGTGGCGGAGGCCAACCGCTACTTCGCCGGCCAGGAGCCCTGGAGCTTGCGCAAGACCGACCCGGCCCGGATGGAGGCGGTTCTGTACACCACCGCCGAGGTGCTGCGGGCGGTCGGGATCCTGGTCCAGCCCTTCATCCCGAATGCCGCGTCCCGGCTCCTCGACCTGCTGGCGGTGGCGCCCGATTCGCGCAATCTCGCCGATGTCGGGGCGGACAAGCGGCTCGTGCCCGGCACCGCCCTGCCGGCCCCGAGCCCGATCTTCCCGCGCTACGTGGAGCCCGAGGCGTGA